The Stigmatella aurantiaca DW4/3-1 genome contains the following window.
TCTGTCCATCCCTCCAGACCGTTGGGGAGACGGATGCGCACATAGCGCCCTGCTTCCTCCAGCAGGCGGACCTTCAGTCCAGCATGTACCTCAAAAAGCGTCTTGGCTTCACCGCGAGGAAATTCGCGCGCCACCAGCTTGGGGGAGAGCACCACCGCCTCGTGCACCGTGCGCTGCACCCAGACATGGGCCGCGAGCAAGCCGCCCAGCGGCACTGCCAGAACGAGGGACACCCCGGCGAGCACCGCGACCCAGGAGCGCTGACCCGGCCGCAGGAACCGGAAGAGCACCAGGGCGCCGAAGCCCACACACCACGTGCCCAGGAACCCCCAGGCCACCGGGCCCTCGGGCGTGGCCAGCACCAGCCTCGTGAGGAACTCCTCTTCCAGCGCGGTCCCCACCACCTTGTCCACCTGCCGGGCCCGGGCAATGGCGAGGTTCGCCTCCAGGTCCGAGGCCCGCCCGCCCTGCTTCCAGGCCCGCTCCAGCGCCAGCGTCGCCCGGCCCAGGTCTCCCTGCGCCAGGTAGGCGGTGCCCAGGTTGTAGAGGACGTCTGGCCCTCCCTGCCCGTGGGCGATCAGCTTCTCGTAGCCCTCGCGCGCCGCGGTGTAATCCTCGCGGGAGTAGGCCTCATTGGCCTGGGAGAAGAGGGTCTCCGCCTCCTCGGGCGTGTAGTAGCCCTGGCCCAGCAACACGGCGGTGAGCATCGCGGTGAGGGCGCTCATTTCTCCCACTTCTCCATCACGGCCTCGGCCGCATCGAGGATGCGGTTGCGCTCGGAGGCCTCCGAACCTCCGCCAAAGCGGCCCATGTCACACGCCTCCAGGACAAAGAGCACCCGCGAGCGGTGCGCCTGCGCCACCCCCGCCTGGGCCATTTTTTCCCCCAGCGCCTCGCGGGTGAGCCCCACCACGGGCATCCGCAGCCGGGCCTCCAGGAAGCCCATCAGGGCCTTCTCCACCTCGGCATAGAAGGCACTGGCGCTGCCCTGGCCCCGCAGCTTCTCCGCCTCGGCCAGCCGTTTGCGGGCCGCCTTTGCCTGCTGGTTGTTCCGCCCCACCTCCGTCGGCGAGAAGAACCGCCCGCGCACCTGTCCCACCAGCACCACGCCGAACCACAGCCCCACCGGGGCCAACACCAGCGGCAGGAAGAAGGCCCGCTCCCAGGCGGGGACCGACGGGGCCACGAAGCGCGCCTGGTAGCGCGGGGGGCGCAGACCGCCCGCGGACAGGACGTTCTTCGGCGCGCCGGCGGCATCCGCCACGTGGGAGGGCGTCGCGCCCATCGGAGGGTTCGAGCCCGAGCCTGCTTCGACGGTCACCGTCACGGGGTCCGTGCGCGCCACGTCATACTCGCGGCGGCTGGGATCGAAATAGGGGAACTCCAACGCCGGCAAGGTGAACGAGCCCGTGCGTTGCGGCATCACCAGGTATTCCTGCACGCGCTGGCCCTGGATG
Protein-coding sequences here:
- a CDS encoding aerotolerance regulator BatE produces the protein MSALTAMLTAVLLGQGYYTPEEAETLFSQANEAYSREDYTAAREGYEKLIAHGQGGPDVLYNLGTAYLAQGDLGRATLALERAWKQGGRASDLEANLAIARARQVDKVVGTALEEEFLTRLVLATPEGPVAWGFLGTWCVGFGALVLFRFLRPGQRSWVAVLAGVSLVLAVPLGGLLAAHVWVQRTVHEAVVLSPKLVAREFPRGEAKTLFEVHAGLKVRLLEEAGRYVRIRLPNGLEGWTEREGVSEI